Below is a window of Halobaculum lipolyticum DNA.
TCCGGTCCTGGGTGCAGATTCGCCCGACGCCGACGTGGCCGGAACGGCGCTGGCGACCCACGTCCCGGCCGTCGACCTCGCGGACCCGGAGCCGCAGCGGGTCGACCTGGACGGGACCGGCGAGTACCGGGTGTACGAGGCGACGGTCTCCGACATCGGCGACCACCACGGCCGCACCGTTGGCTACACCGTCACCTTCGCGGACGTGACCGACCGCGAGGCCCGCAGACAGCGCCTCGAAGTGTTGAACCGTGTGCTCCGGCACAACCTCCGGAACGACATGACGGTCGTCGTCGGCAACGCCGACCTGCTGGCCGAGCGCGTCGCCGAGGAGGACGTGCCGCTCGCGGACGCGATCGGGCGACGCGGGCGGGCGCTCCAACGGCTCGGGGAGAAAGCCCGCGACGTCGAGGAGGCGCTCGGCGACGACGACCCGCCACACGAGGTCCGGGCGACGGCGGTGTGTCGCGACCTCCTCCGGCGGACACTGGAGGCGTACCCCGACGCCGACGTCGCGGTCGACGCGCCCGACGACCTCGCGGTGGTCGTCCGCGAGCGCGTGCTGGGGGTGGTGCTGTGGAACCTCGTCGAGAACGCCGTCGAACACGGCGGGGACGTCGCCGTCCGCGTCGCCGTCCGCCGCGAGGACGACGGCGGCGTCCGGTTCGTCGTCGCCGACGACGGACCGGGGATCCCCGAGGAGGAGTTGGAGAGCGTCCGCACCGGCACCGAGACCGCCCTCTCGCACGGCAGCGGGCTGGGGCTGTGGGTCGTGCGCTGGGGGACGCGGCTGCTCGGTGCGACGCTCTCGTTCGCCGACCGGGACCCCACTGGTACCGCGGTGACCGTGCGGTTCCCGCCGAACGCGGTCGTCGACGGCGACACCGGCAGCGACGCGGACAGCGCCGGCGACACCGACGGCGACACCGACGGCGACACCGACCGCTGACCGCGACACCGCGACCATGGGACCGCGGCGGTGGGACCGTGACCGCGGCACGGGCTGTCCGAGCGCCCCGCCCCGGTCAGCCGAGACCGGCGAGGCAGTCGGCACAGACACCGCGCTCGCGGTCGTAGTGGTCGCCACACACGAGCGCGCCGCAGCGGTCGCAGGAGGCGGTCGCCTCGGCTCGTTCACAC
It encodes the following:
- a CDS encoding histidine kinase N-terminal 7TM domain-containing protein, producing MVTEGAAVVFLALLAGGTAVAVAAYAWRNRGEPGAAAFAVLMCGVAVWSLSYAVALTVFDPGLREAMEVPLEIGKAIVAPAWLLFALGYTGRGEYASGRFVAALVAVPALTTLLVATAPAHGLMWTDYRVAPTVGAATVVFDPGVWFYVHAAFGWTVIGTGMVFLLEPVLSYGALYRDQGVALILGAAISFAAHVKATFFVPPAPALDLTPLTLAVTGLLFGFALFRFELQGLLPATQALGRRAAIEDVGVGLVVVNAEGTVIECNAAARPVLGADSPDADVAGTALATHVPAVDLADPEPQRVDLDGTGEYRVYEATVSDIGDHHGRTVGYTVTFADVTDREARRQRLEVLNRVLRHNLRNDMTVVVGNADLLAERVAEEDVPLADAIGRRGRALQRLGEKARDVEEALGDDDPPHEVRATAVCRDLLRRTLEAYPDADVAVDAPDDLAVVVRERVLGVVLWNLVENAVEHGGDVAVRVAVRREDDGGVRFVVADDGPGIPEEELESVRTGTETALSHGSGLGLWVVRWGTRLLGATLSFADRDPTGTAVTVRFPPNAVVDGDTGSDADSAGDTDGDTDGDTDR